Genomic DNA from Pelosinus sp. UFO1:
GCGGAAAGCATGGGACTGAATCCGTTGATTTCATTTGCACAAAAACTCCCCCTCTTCGAATTCAATCATAAGGATCCCCGAGAACTTGATGCAGCTATTCTTGCAACATGCAAGGAAATTGAAATTGATCTAGATAGTCTTGGATTATTTCAACTAGTTAATAGGAATAGCGTGCCATTTGGGTAAATTAAAAAATCCTTTTGAATTTACCCAAATTTTGAGAATAATATTCTAAAAGTAAGCCATCTCAACTGATCTGAGCCTTTGCCATTGGATACAAGCTTTGGGTTTAGGTCATTAATCAAATAGAGCTATATCAATGAAGAGAAACCCACTCAAGGACGGTCCAGAAAGCTTTGTGGCATTTTAAATTACATTATTTTCTTCAATCCTATAAGTAATTTTAAAATAAACCCTCCACTCTTCGACTAGTTCTCCAGAATCTCCTCATTTATATGAACTTATTTACTCCATCAATATAGGCTTCAAAATCCGCTTCTTTTATTGATCTACCCGAACTAATTTGAATTATTTGAACACCTGTAGCCTTGTAAAAAAGTTTGAACAGAAGCTACATAAATTCTATTCTAATTATTTTAAATACGCCATCATTTTGTTTTAAAAATTTTGAACAAAATGATGGCGTATTTAAAATAATTTGTAGTTGTTTATAATAGTTTGAACATAGTAACTTTCTAACTGGTTTTTGATAAAATCTAAGGAACTTAATACCATTTTTCTGAGAATATTATGTTATATTATCCAAAAGTATCCTCAAGATATTTTAAAATCGATATCATCAAAAATGACTGGGATACGCTCCTTAAATTCCCTCAAAATTATGTTAGCTACTTCACGCATCTGAGGATGTGCTTTTATATCTGTTCTTAATTTCAAAAAATGTCTCCATTCTCTCAAATTCATTGTCATTACTATCTCTGTTTTCAAAGAGTTGGGTAAAACTGTTCGTGCTTCTTGTGGTGTGGCACCTAAACTAATCAATGAAAGATAATTAGTTTCAACTTCTTTTAAACTTGCTTCCCATATGCGATACATTTCGGCATCTTCTGCGCTATTACCAGTCCAAAAGCACGGCTTAATAAATACTAATTCGTTACCGAATTTTTCGTTGGAATAATTACAATATCTAGTACTTTCTTGACTGTAACTCGCAATTCTATGCCTAACTATTTCATGTGATACTCCACGGTCACAAATCACACGAACGGTAACACTACAGTGCTCAATAACCGATTCGTGTCCCATCTTCATTATACTTTTTGCAAAATTTTGAGCAGATATATCTGTAATCTTATCCTCGCTTTTATAACAAACACGCCCATAGCGTTCAATCGACTTTAAAAGTTGTTCTCCTATAACATCACTTTCAATATAAGCCTGAGCATTAATTATTTTCATGATAATTACTCCTTTGTATAAAATTCGTGAATTTGTTCAAGTTTGTGCTTTACAATTGGGCATTCTTCTGGTTCTTTACCACAATGTCCAAACTTTATTTCATTACATATCGCATAAATTCTTAGATTCTCGAATTTTTCATATAATTCTTTGAGCCGTTTTTCATCTCCAGTAAAAAACAAGGTAATAACCCTTAATTCTTCAGCTTCAGATAAAAACCTATAATCGGTGTTGCTAATTATATTAGTAATGGTACTTGCTGTCGATATAACATCTGCTAATAACAATATTCTTTTCGAATTTACTTTTGCATACAATTCATATTCATTGTATGCTTTTCGATAAGGGACTGGAATATAGGTATAAGGTTTATTGGTTGCAGCAGCTACTAGCGCACCTAATATATTACCTTCCATCCCTAATCCTACGATCCCGTCGAATTGAACTTCTTTCGTTTTAATAACAGAAAATATAGCTTTACCGATTATTTCAATGTCCCTATCTTCTATTAATAATGAACCCGTATCTATCCACCCGTGAGACCTTGAAGTATCAGACCAATGAAAGTGTCCAGATAAGACAGCATTTTTCTCACGAACCATTGATAAAATTTCGTCAGAGTAAATTCTTTGTTCATTACGTTCTTCAACTAAAAACGCTTGCTCAACTCCAGTTGTTTCCGGCAATATATCAGTTGGCCTACGCGCACTAATAATAGGCACACATTGTTTGACTTTTACACCATGTTTACCAATCTTTATATCCTTATTGTATTTAGTTGTATCAATATCCCATGCACCTTTTCCATAAAGACCATTGCCATCACAAATATATCGTAATCTTTCAAGTTTGAAAAATAATACTCCGCTTTCTTCTTTTTCATATACTAGAAGCGCAGATGTATTTGAAATTTCAGGA
This window encodes:
- a CDS encoding metallophosphoesterase gives rise to the protein MKTAILHISDLHLTEFNPGNGRIPSRTISKQYYIEQFIHDTKEKLHDWDAELKKVVVTGDLANEGSRDDYEIVFKELTKLKEGFNLESQDFIIVPGNHDIHRGKNSSVHQDSDAVPKPEPNQFHDAKFQYFIKFYNDFFGNDFEPCKPSIIPFEFDDKKIAFVCLNSNYKESCMSKDHYGYLNLEDILKIESALLGEFKDYYKVAVVHHNPNLDSAEKSIKNWDEVKGSLNSMGIFSFLCGHVHTSENLEVKTTETNCFCSVGSFAKEDPEISNTSALLVYEKEESGVLFFKLERLRYICDGNGLYGKGAWDIDTTKYNKDIKIGKHGVKVKQCVPIISARRPTDILPETTGVEQAFLVEERNEQRIYSDEILSMVREKNAVLSGHFHWSDTSRSHGWIDTGSLLIEDRDIEIIGKAIFSVIKTKEVQFDGIVGLGMEGNILGALVAAATNKPYTYIPVPYRKAYNEYELYAKVNSKRILLLADVISTASTITNIISNTDYRFLSEAEELRVITLFFTGDEKRLKELYEKFENLRIYAICNEIKFGHCGKEPEECPIVKHKLEQIHEFYTKE
- the thyX gene encoding FAD-dependent thymidylate synthase, producing MKIINAQAYIESDVIGEQLLKSIERYGRVCYKSEDKITDISAQNFAKSIMKMGHESVIEHCSVTVRVICDRGVSHEIVRHRIASYSQESTRYCNYSNEKFGNELVFIKPCFWTGNSAEDAEMYRIWEASLKEVETNYLSLISLGATPQEARTVLPNSLKTEIVMTMNLREWRHFLKLRTDIKAHPQMREVANIILREFKERIPVIFDDIDFKIS